The Triticum aestivum cultivar Chinese Spring chromosome 4B, IWGSC CS RefSeq v2.1, whole genome shotgun sequence sequence TGTTTCAGAAATTATATGGTAAGGAATCAAGCTATAAACTCAGGCATACCTTGGTATCTTGGCCTTCTAGTTCATCAAAGATCAGGTTCAGCCTTTCAGGTACCTAATAAGAAATAAGAACAGATTTGTCAGGTGGCAACTTAGATACCAACGATGACCGTGTATGCCTGAGACCAAGAAGCAGCTCATCAGGGAGGTGGGTTAATACAAGAAGCAGCTCATCAGGGAGGTGGTGAATCTAAGGATGCCCATCTGCACCAGAGAGCAGAACAAGATGTGGTGTGGTGAGACTGCAATAACAGGCTCATTACCCATAACCATGTGGCGGACATACGAAATTCAGTTTGTtcctagctactccctccgttcctaaatataagcccttttagataTTCTAATgtggactacatacaaagcaaaatgagtgaaactatactctaaaatacgtctatatacatccgaatgtagtccgtactgaaatctctaaaaaggttTATATTTAAAAACAAAGGGAGTAGATTGTATGTCCTGTATATAAATGGACCCGAGAGATGAAATTTATTTCTCTCCCCAACCAGACATACCAGCCCCGGCTTCTTCCCAGTGGTTGTCGGATCATGCTCCAGGACAAGATTTTTTACGAGGATTGAAATGCAAACCCTTGTGTTGCTATGCTGCCACCCAAGATAGTATTCTTGGATGAAAGTTATCAAATACCAGAATGTAACAGAACTAAACATTACATTCATGAGATTTGAAATCACTCGCCACAGAACAAGCCTATTGTCGCAAGAAAGtgctaatgaaacacaagttttaTAGAAACCACGGTTTAATCATCATTTGGGACACGGTAAAGACCAACCACAAACCTAGTCACAGAAGCAGCTTCCCGGCCATGAAGCACGCGAACTTATTGCTCCGGGAGTACTCATACGGCACCCCAACCACAGTGAGCAGCCGCTCCAGGACCTCCTTGGCCTGGTCGGGCTCCGCGGTCTCGCACTCCAGCTCGTAGTTTGTGCCGAAATCGAAGTGTGTCTCGTCGAGCTCTAGCACGAGCCCCTGCCCCTTGCCCTCCTCGAGCTCATACACACCGCGGGTGTTCCGGAAGCCGCCGAGGCAGACGAACGGCGCTTTGTCCCCGCCGACGCCGTACTCATAGGAGACGAGCCAgacgatgggggagtcgaccgcaCCGAGACGGGCGGGGTTGTCGACGCAGGTGAGGGCGAGGGCGGGGTCGAGGGGCTCCACGACCTCCTCAACGCGGCTGACGCCAGCCTCGATGCGCGGGGGGCGCTTGAGCGTGAGAACAGCGCAGGAGGGGTCGCGGTCGTCGGTGCCGTAGAGGCGAACATCCCGCTGGGCGGCNNNNNNNNNNNNNNNNNNNNNNNNNNNNNNNNNNNNNNNNNNNNNNNNNNNNNNNNNNNNNNNNNNNNNNNNNNNNNNNNNNNNNNNNNNNNNNNNNNNNNNNNNNNNNNNNNNNNNNNNNNNNNNNNNNNNNNNNNNNNNNNNNNNNNNNNNNNNNNNNNNNNNNNNNNNNNNNNNNNNNNNNNNNNNNNNNNNNNNNNNNNNNNNNNNNNNNNNNNNNNNNNNNNNNNNNNNNNNNNNNNNNNNNNNNNNNNNNNNNNNNNNNNNNNNNNNNNNNNNNNNNNNNNNNNNNNNNNNNNNNNNNNggtggcggcggcggcggcggcgaggggccgCGCGGGGGCGTCGGTGCGGAGCAGGCGGGGCGTGAGGAAGGAGGAGAGGCGCCGATGTGCAGCCGCGTCAGGGAGATGGAGCTTGATCTCGATCTCCATGGGGTTGGGGTTGCGGCTAGGGCTGGGGGGTGGGGGCTGGAAGGGGCGGGCGGCGGCGTCTACTCTGGGAGTTCTAGGGATCGAGAGGAGCGGACGAAAAAACCTCCGAAAAAAAAACCTACAAAAAAAACCAGTGGagggtgggacgaaaaaaaaccggacgaaaatggtgggacgaaaataaaacccggaatgcgacctaccaactgagacattaggagtagagatacacttcgttcggtcgtgtgagtgaaagtcaataatgacgatatacaatggacttattgggatgagaaaagctggtatgaactcgacctctcttgtttttgtaaatatgatgattcatcgttcctgagtcagctattatgaagtaaacatatttggaatgacatttagagattatagttgcttgtgccatgcttgattagctatgagttataatggtttaccttgtgtgccaacatgctattagaatgattatgatgtggtatgatgggatgttatcctcctttgaatgtattaagtgactcgacttggcacatgttcacacatgtagttgaatcaaatcaacatagccttcatgatatttatgttcatggtggattatatcctactcatgcttgtatccggtgtgaattaattttaatgcatgcttacgactgttgtcgctctcttagttggtcgcttcccagtcttttgctagccttcaccttactaagcgggaatactacttgtgcacccaaactccttaaaccccaaagttgttccatatgagtccactataccttcctatatgcggtatctacctgccgttccaagtaaatttgtatgtgccaaactccaaaccttcaaatgaaattctgttttgcatgctcgagcagctcatgttacaactagggctgcctatatcttccatgttgggtgtgttattctcagaggagtggactccgctcctcattcacgagaaacggccggtaaccgggatgcccagtcccatgatccaaaaagatcaaagcaaatcaaaataattaaacaaaactcccccagggctgttgtatgttggaggcactcgttgtttcgagcaagccatggattgatgcttgttggtggttgggggagtataaacctttaccattctgtttgggaactgcctataatgcatgtagtatggaagatacagccatctcatagttgttgcgttgacagcgaaagtatgccgctcaaaatgttattcaatctctattttaaaatctagctttggcacctctacaaatccctgcttccctctgtgaagggcctatctatttacttttatgttgagtcatcaccctccttattaaaagcaccagctggagagcacattgtcatttgcattcattattattgacttatattgggtatgacttgactggatctcttttaccatgaattagaatgtttagtcagtccttgatctttaaaggtgctctgcatttatgttttgcggtctcagaaatggctagcgagataccattttgttatatcatgttagattattttgagaaagtgttgtcatccgagttttattattatgactcactagctgattatgctattgatatgactAATTGTGAGACCTGTGTGTTAttgttcataatatttgctgaaacttgaatgctggcttttcatgtttacaacaacaagagcaaacagagtttgtaaaagtttttgtttatcactttcagtttgtcaactgaattgcttgaggacaagcaaaggtttaagcttgggggagttgatacgtctccgacgtatctacttatccaaacacttttgcccttcttttggactctaacttgcatgatttga is a genomic window containing:
- the LOC123090254 gene encoding triphosphate tunnel metalloenzyme 3-like is translated as MEIEIKLHLPDAAAHRRLSSFLTPRLLRTDAPARPLAAAAARDVRLYGTDDRDPSCAVLTLKRPPRIEAGVSRVEEVVEPLDPALALTCVDNPARLGAVDSPIVWLVSYEYGVGGDKAPFVCLGGFRNTRGVYELEEGKGQGLVLELDETHFDFGTNYELECETAEPDQAKEVLERLLTVVGVPYEYSRSNKFACFMAGKLLL